The Streptococcus toyakuensis genome has a window encoding:
- a CDS encoding methionyl aminopeptidase: MITLKSAREIEAMDKAGDFLASIHIGLRDLIKPGVDMWEVEEYVRRRCKEENFLPLQIGVDGAMMDYPYATCCSLNDEVAHAFPRHYILKDGDLLKVDMVLGGPIAKSDLNVSKLNFNNVDQMKKYTQSYSGGLADSCWAYAVGTPSEEVKNLMDVTKEAMYKGIEQAVVGNRIGDIGAAIQEYAESRGYGVVRDLVGHGVGPTMHEDPMVPNYGIAGRGLRLREGMVLTIEPMINTGDWEIDTDMKTGWAHKTIDGGLSCQYEHQFVITKDGPVILTSQGEEGTY; encoded by the coding sequence ATGATAACATTAAAATCAGCTCGTGAAATCGAAGCTATGGATAAGGCCGGTGATTTTCTAGCAAGTATTCATATCGGCTTGCGTGATTTGATTAAGCCAGGCGTAGATATGTGGGAAGTTGAAGAATACGTTCGCCGTCGTTGTAAAGAAGAAAATTTCCTTCCGCTTCAGATTGGAGTTGACGGTGCTATGATGGACTATCCTTATGCTACCTGCTGCTCTTTAAACGATGAAGTAGCTCACGCTTTCCCTCGTCACTATATTTTGAAAGATGGTGATTTGCTCAAGGTTGATATGGTTTTGGGAGGCCCAATTGCTAAATCTGACCTGAATGTCTCAAAATTAAACTTCAACAATGTGGATCAAATGAAGAAATACACTCAGAGCTATTCTGGTGGTCTAGCAGACTCTTGTTGGGCTTATGCTGTCGGTACACCGTCCGAAGAAGTGAAAAACTTGATGGATGTAACTAAAGAAGCCATGTACAAGGGGATTGAGCAGGCTGTTGTTGGAAACCGTATCGGTGATATTGGAGCAGCGATTCAAGAATACGCTGAAAGTCGTGGATACGGTGTAGTGCGTGATTTGGTTGGTCATGGTGTTGGCCCAACCATGCACGAAGATCCAATGGTTCCTAACTATGGTATTGCAGGTCGAGGACTCCGTCTTCGTGAAGGAATGGTCTTGACTATTGAACCAATGATCAATACAGGTGACTGGGAAATTGATACAGATATGAAAACTGGTTGGGCGCATAAGACCATTGACGGTGGTCTATCTTGTCAATATGAACACCAATTTGTCATTACAAAAGATGGACCTGTTATCTTGACTAGTCAAGGTGAAGAAGGAACTTATTAA
- a CDS encoding tyrosine-type recombinase/integrase, with amino-acid sequence MWVEQHKSGKVNFFERYKNPYTEKWSRVSVLMEKDTPRIRKEAQKQLEIKIANILSELESSEMLFTELFDQWWSFYKQEIKRSSIASLSGNIKEIKDDFGIGIKVSKIDPKYVQSYLDKLDCSRNKKERNKSMLNLAFDYAIDLGIIKDNPARRAKLPRVQKTLEDWKKVGQKYLEEDEIKLLLKELYRRPSTYRIGLLSEFMSLNGCRIGEAVGIEPHNVDYESNTLQLHGTYDHTNGYQKGEKTSPKTLASYRETVMTTREKEILEEMEFMNELEKNTNPRYKDMGFIFTTKNGVPLQTNSFNLALKKANERLETPIQKNLTSHIFRHTLVSRLAENNVPLKAIMDRVGHSDAKTTTQIYTHITKQMKSTVADVMEKY; translated from the coding sequence ATGTGGGTAGAACAACATAAAAGCGGAAAAGTAAATTTTTTTGAGAGATATAAAAATCCTTACACCGAAAAATGGTCTAGAGTTTCAGTTCTCATGGAAAAAGATACTCCTCGCATCAGAAAAGAAGCTCAGAAACAACTTGAAATAAAGATAGCAAATATTCTGAGTGAACTAGAAAGCTCAGAAATGCTTTTTACGGAACTTTTCGACCAGTGGTGGTCATTCTATAAACAAGAGATTAAACGTTCTTCTATCGCTTCATTAAGCGGAAATATCAAAGAGATAAAAGATGACTTCGGAATTGGTATCAAAGTTTCTAAAATTGATCCAAAATATGTTCAATCATACCTAGATAAACTCGATTGCTCAAGGAATAAAAAAGAGCGAAATAAGTCCATGCTAAATCTTGCTTTTGATTATGCAATAGACCTTGGCATTATTAAGGATAATCCAGCTAGGAGAGCTAAGCTTCCAAGAGTTCAAAAGACATTAGAAGATTGGAAAAAGGTAGGACAGAAATATCTTGAAGAAGATGAAATCAAACTACTGCTTAAAGAGTTGTATCGTAGGCCAAGCACCTATCGAATCGGACTACTCTCTGAATTCATGAGCCTGAATGGTTGTCGTATTGGAGAAGCTGTGGGGATAGAGCCTCATAATGTTGATTATGAATCTAACACCCTGCAGCTTCACGGAACCTACGACCACACGAATGGATATCAAAAAGGTGAAAAAACTTCACCAAAAACACTAGCATCCTATCGTGAAACCGTCATGACCACCCGTGAAAAAGAGATATTAGAAGAGATGGAGTTCATGAATGAACTGGAGAAGAATACCAATCCTCGCTATAAAGATATGGGCTTCATTTTCACCACAAAAAATGGAGTTCCTTTGCAAACAAACTCTTTTAATCTAGCTCTAAAGAAAGCTAATGAAAGACTTGAAACACCAATCCAGAAAAACCTTACTAGCCACATATTCCGTCACACGCTGGTAAGTCGACTTGCTGAAAACAATGTACCTCTTAAAGCTATTATGGATCGTGTGGGGCACTCCGATGCAAAAACAACCACTCAAATATATACTCACATCACAAAACAAATGAAATCAACGGTAGCAGATGTCATGGAAAAGTATTAG
- a CDS encoding type II toxin-antitoxin system PemK/MazF family toxin, whose product MKFQQGEVYLINFPQKGGNEFYGKHYAIILTTPDKADGTLLVAPLTGKKSGKKYRGGITIENNKYQNTPSKPKAYAYVRKIQEIDKRKIVYKTKKKIDSDGQVMLDATGKELYDKVYKPAYKLDTNDHKKLLDKIKEVLGLDLY is encoded by the coding sequence ATGAAATTTCAACAAGGCGAAGTTTATCTAATCAACTTCCCACAAAAAGGTGGGAATGAATTTTACGGAAAACACTACGCTATCATCTTAACAACTCCTGACAAAGCCGATGGAACACTACTAGTAGCGCCTTTAACTGGTAAAAAATCAGGAAAGAAATATCGTGGTGGTATCACGATTGAAAATAATAAATATCAAAACACTCCTTCCAAGCCAAAAGCCTATGCTTATGTCCGAAAAATCCAAGAAATAGACAAACGGAAAATCGTCTATAAAACAAAGAAAAAGATTGATAGCGATGGACAAGTGATGCTAGATGCAACAGGAAAAGAGTTATATGATAAAGTCTATAAACCAGCTTACAAACTAGATACAAACGACCATAAAAAACTACTAGACAAGATAAAAGAAGTTCTTGGGCTAGATTTATATTAA
- a CDS encoding HU family DNA-binding protein, whose amino-acid sequence MANKQDLIAKVAEATELTKKDSAAAVEAVFSAVADYLAAGEKVQLIGFGNFEVRERAARKGRNPQTGKEITIAASKVPAFKAGKALKDAVK is encoded by the coding sequence ATGGCAAACAAACAAGATTTGATCGCTAAAGTAGCAGAAGCTACAGAATTGACTAAGAAAGACTCAGCAGCAGCAGTTGAAGCTGTATTCTCAGCAGTAGCTGACTACCTTGCAGCTGGTGAAAAAGTTCAATTGATCGGTTTTGGTAACTTTGAAGTTCGTGAGCGTGCTGCACGTAAAGGTCGCAACCCACAAACTGGTAAAGAAATCACAATTGCTGCTTCTAAAGTACCAGCATTCAAAGCTGGTAAAGCTCTTAAAGACGCTGTTAAATAA
- a CDS encoding DnaD domain protein — translation MNDQYFTEIDMDNHERYFKIPYRLIEDDYFSGLDPLAVMIYGILIDRVSLSQKNKQHFTDKDGHLYVIATNAEICNWIKKSEPVVIKLKRELIEHGLLKERRQGVRLANLLYPQKLRAKETLVQELKNVKGITKETLVQELKNVKSNQPNNIQPDITNLTEPEDAGGNNLYSMEDAPAENDLGIVYNWIFSEFGRYPTPFEIEDLNYFLQDHSKEVIKLAIKECVGNGKPYFKYLESILRDWKQKGLVTVELVENRQKPKKQPTYSGGARAVRQEYHGELPF, via the coding sequence ATGAATGACCAATACTTTACAGAGATAGACATGGATAATCACGAGAGATATTTTAAAATTCCGTATCGGCTAATAGAAGATGATTATTTCTCAGGATTAGATCCGCTAGCTGTTATGATTTATGGTATTTTAATCGATCGTGTTTCATTATCTCAAAAAAACAAACAACACTTTACTGACAAAGATGGACATTTGTATGTTATAGCTACCAATGCTGAAATATGTAATTGGATTAAAAAAAGCGAACCAGTAGTAATTAAATTAAAAAGAGAACTGATAGAACATGGTTTGTTGAAAGAGAGAAGGCAAGGTGTTAGGCTAGCAAATTTACTGTATCCTCAGAAATTAAGGGCTAAAGAAACTTTAGTTCAAGAACTTAAAAATGTTAAGGGGATAACTAAAGAAACTTTAGTTCAAGAACTTAAAAATGTTAAGTCTAACCAACCTAATAATATCCAACCTGATATAACCAACCTTACTGAACCAGAGGATGCTGGTGGTAATAATCTATATAGTATGGAGGACGCCCCAGCAGAAAATGATTTGGGAATTGTCTATAACTGGATTTTTTCAGAGTTTGGAAGATACCCAACACCGTTTGAGATTGAAGATTTGAATTACTTCTTACAAGACCATAGTAAAGAGGTTATCAAGTTAGCAATCAAGGAATGTGTGGGCAATGGGAAACCTTACTTCAAATATCTTGAAAGCATCTTGAGAGATTGGAAGCAGAAAGGTCTAGTGACTGTTGAGTTAGTCGAGAATAGGCAGAAGCCTAAGAAACAACCTACTTATTCTGGTGGCGCTAGGGCAGTGCGTCAGGAATATCATGGCGAGTTGCCATTCTAG
- a CDS encoding DegV family protein gives MTKIKIVTDSSVTIEPELVKQLDITVVPLSVMIDNVVYSDADLKEEGKFLQLMQESKNLPKTSQPPVGVFAEVFEELCKDGSQILAIHMSHALSGTVEAARQGASLSTADVTVIDSSFTDQALKFQVVEAAKLAQEGKDMEEILTRIEEVKNHTELYIGVSTLENLVKGGRIGRVTGLLSSLLNIRVVMQMKDHELQPIVKGRGAKTFKKWLDELITSLSERSVAEIGISYSGSADWAKEMKESLQAYVEKPISVLETGSIIQTHTGENAWAILVRYYS, from the coding sequence ATGACAAAAATTAAAATTGTAACCGATTCATCTGTTACTATTGAACCTGAACTAGTAAAACAATTAGATATCACTGTTGTTCCGTTATCTGTAATGATTGATAATGTTGTTTATTCTGATGCGGATTTGAAAGAAGAAGGTAAATTTCTTCAGTTGATGCAAGAAAGTAAGAATCTTCCGAAAACAAGTCAGCCACCTGTAGGTGTCTTTGCTGAAGTTTTTGAAGAACTATGCAAGGATGGTAGCCAGATTCTTGCTATTCATATGTCTCATGCCCTTTCTGGTACTGTAGAAGCGGCACGTCAAGGTGCTAGCTTATCTACTGCCGATGTGACAGTTATTGATAGTTCCTTCACTGACCAAGCCCTGAAATTCCAAGTTGTTGAGGCTGCGAAGTTAGCACAAGAAGGCAAAGATATGGAGGAAATTTTAACTCGCATAGAAGAGGTAAAAAACCACACAGAACTCTATATTGGTGTTTCTACTTTGGAAAATCTTGTCAAAGGTGGACGAATTGGCCGTGTAACTGGATTGTTGAGCTCCCTTCTCAATATACGTGTTGTCATGCAGATGAAAGACCATGAATTGCAGCCAATCGTTAAAGGTCGTGGAGCTAAAACTTTTAAAAAATGGTTAGATGAGTTGATAACGTCGCTCTCTGAACGTTCTGTAGCAGAGATTGGAATTTCATATTCTGGCAGTGCTGATTGGGCCAAAGAGATGAAAGAAAGCTTACAAGCTTATGTTGAAAAGCCAATTTCAGTTTTGGAAACGGGCTCTATTATTCAAACTCACACGGGTGAGAACGCTTGGGCTATTTTAGTACGTTACTACTCTTAA
- a CDS encoding CD20-like domain-containing protein: protein MNEERKVLGILAIIFGAIALFGSWMPIINNLSFVIAILALILGLIGLAINRKRPKMLAIIGTVLAVVSMVIVIATQLMYARALNNAAKNVEETVSSVSSSIESSQKEEDAKFNWTKEQFDALQMGDIMNYGAGGTNYDDIVSVHGEPNNINTTTVNDHESRTVSYSSAGTKIRSVTLTFSKQESGAYLLTAKVGIGLE from the coding sequence ATGAATGAAGAACGCAAAGTTTTAGGTATTTTGGCTATTATTTTTGGAGCGATTGCTCTATTTGGGTCTTGGATGCCTATTATTAACAATCTATCTTTTGTTATTGCTATCTTAGCGCTTATATTGGGCTTGATAGGTCTAGCTATCAACAGAAAAAGGCCAAAAATGTTGGCTATCATCGGTACAGTCTTAGCAGTCGTATCAATGGTTATTGTTATCGCTACGCAATTGATGTATGCCCGTGCTTTGAATAACGCTGCTAAAAACGTTGAAGAAACTGTTAGCTCAGTAAGTTCTTCTATCGAATCATCACAAAAAGAAGAGGATGCTAAATTTAACTGGACAAAAGAACAGTTTGACGCTCTTCAGATGGGCGACATCATGAATTATGGAGCTGGTGGAACTAACTACGACGATATTGTTAGCGTTCATGGAGAACCAAATAATATAAACACTACTACTGTCAATGATCATGAAAGTAGAACAGTTTCATATTCTTCAGCAGGAACAAAAATCCGAAGCGTTACTTTGACATTTAGCAAACAAGAAAGTGGTGCTTATTTATTGACTGCTAAAGTCGGCATCGGATTGGAATAA
- a CDS encoding helix-turn-helix domain-containing protein — translation MWNKIEKQLKIKGWSMYRLAKESNVHPSNFSNLKAGRMKEMSWTNMCKIADALEVSLDEFR, via the coding sequence ATGTGGAATAAAATTGAAAAACAATTAAAAATAAAAGGCTGGTCGATGTACAGATTGGCCAAAGAATCAAATGTCCATCCATCTAATTTTTCTAACCTAAAGGCTGGAAGGATGAAAGAGATGTCATGGACGAATATGTGCAAAATTGCTGATGCACTGGAAGTCAGCTTGGATGAATTTAGATAA
- a CDS encoding helix-turn-helix domain-containing protein, which produces MQEMTLRAIRTNYNLSAKEVADKLQIHQQTLLKYEHDSSKIPVDLLDKLARLYNVKKDFIFLGKKYELNHSLGEI; this is translated from the coding sequence GTGCAGGAAATGACGCTACGAGCAATAAGAACAAATTACAATTTATCTGCAAAAGAGGTTGCTGATAAGCTACAAATCCATCAACAAACATTGTTGAAATATGAGCATGACAGTTCTAAAATTCCAGTTGATTTATTAGACAAGCTAGCTCGTTTATACAACGTTAAAAAAGATTTTATTTTTTTAGGTAAAAAATACGAATTAAATCATAGTTTAGGAGAGATATGA
- a CDS encoding UDP-N-acetylglucosamine 1-carboxyvinyltransferase produces the protein MRKIVINGGLPLQGEITISGAKNSVVALIPAIILADDVVTLDCVPDISDVASLVEIMELMGATVKRYDDVLEIDPRGVQNIPMPYGKINSLRASYYFYGSLLGRFGEATVGLPGGCDLGPRPIDLHLKAFEAMGATVSYEGDNMKLSAKDTGLHGASIYMDTVSVGATINTMIAAVKANGRTIIENAAREPEIIDVATLLNNMGAHIRGAGTNIIIIDGVERLHGTRHQVIPDRIEAGTYISLAAAVGKGIRINNVLYEHLEGFIAKLEEMGVRMTVSEDSIFVEEQSNLKAINIKTAPYPGFATDLQQPLTPLLLRANGRGTIVDTIYEKRVNHVFELAKMDADISTTNGHILYTGGRNLRGASVKATDLRAGAALVIAGLMAQGKTEITNIEFILRGYSDIIEKLRNLGADITLVED, from the coding sequence ATGAGAAAAATTGTTATCAATGGTGGATTACCCTTGCAAGGTGAAATCACTATTAGCGGTGCTAAAAATAGCGTTGTGGCCTTAATTCCAGCTATTATTTTGGCTGATGATGTGGTGACTTTGGATTGTGTTCCAGATATTTCCGATGTTGCTAGTCTTGTCGAAATCATGGAGTTAATGGGTGCTACCGTTAAGCGTTATGACGATGTGTTAGAGATTGATCCACGAGGTGTTCAAAATATTCCAATGCCTTATGGGAAAATCAACAGTCTTCGTGCATCTTATTATTTTTATGGAAGTCTTTTAGGTCGCTTTGGTGAAGCCACTGTTGGTTTACCTGGTGGATGTGATTTGGGACCTCGCCCTATTGACTTACACCTTAAGGCTTTTGAAGCTATGGGAGCAACTGTTAGCTACGAGGGAGATAACATGAAGTTATCTGCCAAAGATACAGGACTTCACGGCGCAAGTATCTACATGGATACGGTTAGTGTGGGTGCGACGATTAATACGATGATTGCTGCGGTTAAAGCAAATGGTCGTACTATTATTGAAAATGCAGCCCGTGAACCTGAGATTATTGACGTTGCTACTCTATTGAATAATATGGGTGCCCACATCCGTGGGGCAGGAACTAATATCATCATTATTGATGGTGTTGAAAGATTACATGGAACGCGTCATCAGGTGATTCCAGACCGCATTGAAGCTGGAACATATATATCTTTAGCTGCTGCAGTTGGTAAAGGAATTCGTATCAATAATGTTCTTTACGAACACCTGGAAGGATTTATTGCTAAGTTGGAAGAAATGGGAGTGAGAATGACTGTATCTGAAGACAGCATTTTTGTCGAGGAACAGTCTAATTTGAAAGCAATCAATATTAAGACAGCTCCTTACCCAGGCTTTGCAACTGATTTGCAACAACCGCTTACCCCACTTTTACTAAGAGCGAATGGTCGTGGTACAATTGTTGATACGATTTACGAAAAACGTGTAAATCATGTTTTTGAATTAGCTAAAATGGACGCAGATATATCAACAACAAATGGTCATATTTTGTACACGGGTGGACGTAATTTGCGTGGGGCCAGTGTTAAAGCGACTGACCTACGAGCTGGTGCTGCACTAGTCATTGCTGGGCTCATGGCTCAAGGTAAAACTGAAATTACAAATATAGAGTTTATCTTACGTGGTTATTCTGATATTATTGAAAAATTACGTAATCTAGGAGCGGATATTACACTTGTTGAGGATTAA
- a CDS encoding S24 family peptidase has product MARGRGKLTPQDKEDMKVFSANLNAILSDRNCKQVELSRATGIPASTLTGYVKGTSLPIPGNVQKIADYFGVLKSTLDPRFASEDPSIEITPTTSPIQSIYDQLAPPRQGKVLTFAERQLDEQKNEDKTKVNEVSEKVIDLYQVEVVSETAAACGFNYGFGYDDTDRETIEVDERPPRYDIATKVSGDSMQPDYQDGDILYLVDKGLTTYSGDLAVIAYGDRSYFKKIYTENGRLRLVSLNDKYEDIILDFPPAEDTHIKIYAVVGVYRGE; this is encoded by the coding sequence ATGGCCAGAGGACGAGGAAAGTTAACTCCTCAAGATAAAGAGGATATGAAAGTCTTTTCCGCAAACCTTAATGCGATTTTGTCGGATAGAAATTGTAAGCAAGTTGAATTGTCCAGAGCGACAGGTATACCTGCTAGTACTTTAACAGGCTATGTAAAAGGAACTTCTTTGCCTATACCTGGAAATGTACAAAAGATAGCTGATTATTTTGGAGTATTGAAATCGACTTTAGACCCGAGGTTTGCAAGTGAAGATCCATCTATTGAAATTACTCCTACCACTTCCCCAATCCAATCCATCTACGACCAACTAGCACCGCCTAGACAAGGCAAAGTCCTGACTTTTGCCGAAAGGCAACTAGATGAGCAAAAAAACGAAGATAAAACGAAGGTAAACGAAGTATCGGAGAAAGTTATCGACTTGTACCAAGTTGAGGTTGTATCTGAGACGGCAGCAGCTTGTGGATTCAACTATGGATTCGGATACGACGATACAGACAGAGAGACTATAGAGGTTGACGAGCGACCACCACGCTACGATATTGCGACTAAAGTTAGCGGAGACTCCATGCAACCTGACTACCAAGACGGAGACATTCTCTATTTAGTAGACAAAGGACTGACTACCTATAGTGGAGACCTAGCAGTTATCGCATACGGAGACCGTTCTTACTTTAAGAAGATATATACCGAAAACGGACGCTTACGCCTCGTATCGCTCAATGACAAGTACGAGGACATCATCCTAGACTTCCCACCAGCCGAAGACACACACATCAAGATCTATGCAGTTGTCGGGGTGTATAGAGGGGAATAG
- the spxR gene encoding CBS-HotDog domain-containing transcription factor SpxR, protein MSKHQEILSYLEELPVGKRVSVRSISNHLGVSDGTAYRAIKEAENRGIVETRPRSGTIRVKSQKVAIERLTFAEIAEVTSSEVLAGQEGLEREFSKFSIGAMTEQNILSYLHDGGLLIVGDRTRIQLLALENENAVLVTGGFQVHDDVLKLANQKGIPVLRSKHDTFTVATMINKALSNVQIKTDILTVEKLYRPSHEYGFLRETDTVKDYLDLVRKNRSSRFPVINQHQVVVGVVTMRDAGDKSPSTTIDKVMSRSLFLVGLSTNIANVSQRMIAEDFEMVPVVRNNQTLLGVVTRRDVMEKMSRSQVSALPTFSEQIGQKLSYHHDEVVITVEPFMLEKNGVLANGVLAEILTHMTQDFVVNSGRNLIIEQMLIYFLQAVQIDDRLRIQARIIHHTRRSAIIDYDIYHGHQIVSKANVTVKIN, encoded by the coding sequence ATGAGTAAGCATCAGGAAATTCTAAGCTATTTGGAGGAATTACCTGTCGGTAAAAGGGTCAGTGTTCGTAGCATTTCCAATCATCTGGGAGTCAGTGATGGAACGGCTTATCGGGCTATTAAAGAAGCTGAAAATCGTGGAATTGTAGAGACTCGCCCAAGAAGTGGTACTATCCGTGTTAAATCTCAGAAAGTTGCTATAGAGAGATTAACTTTTGCTGAAATTGCAGAAGTGACTTCTTCTGAGGTTCTGGCTGGGCAAGAAGGTTTAGAGAGAGAATTCAGTAAGTTTTCAATTGGTGCCATGACTGAACAAAATATCTTGTCTTACCTTCACGATGGGGGGCTCTTGATTGTCGGAGACCGAACCCGTATTCAGTTGCTAGCCTTGGAAAATGAAAATGCAGTCCTGGTTACAGGTGGATTTCAGGTTCATGATGATGTGCTTAAACTGGCCAATCAAAAAGGAATTCCTGTTTTAAGAAGCAAACATGACACTTTCACTGTCGCGACCATGATCAATAAAGCCCTGTCAAATGTACAAATCAAAACAGATATTTTGACAGTTGAGAAACTTTATCGCCCAAGTCATGAGTATGGTTTTCTGAGAGAAACCGACACAGTCAAAGATTATTTGGATTTGGTTCGTAAGAATCGTAGCAGTCGTTTTCCAGTTATCAATCAACATCAGGTTGTTGTTGGTGTTGTAACCATGAGAGACGCAGGTGATAAGTCACCAAGTACCACAATTGACAAGGTCATGTCTCGTAGTCTATTTTTAGTTGGATTATCGACAAATATTGCCAATGTGAGTCAACGGATGATTGCTGAAGACTTTGAAATGGTACCGGTTGTTCGAAATAATCAAACATTGCTTGGGGTTGTAACCAGACGAGATGTCATGGAGAAGATGAGTCGTTCCCAAGTTTCTGCTCTACCTACTTTTTCTGAGCAGATTGGTCAAAAACTTTCTTATCACCATGATGAAGTAGTGATTACAGTGGAACCCTTTATGCTAGAGAAGAACGGTGTTTTGGCTAATGGTGTATTGGCAGAAATTCTGACCCACATGACTCAAGATTTTGTTGTGAATAGTGGTCGAAATCTCATTATTGAGCAGATGCTAATCTATTTTTTGCAAGCGGTTCAGATAGATGATAGATTGCGCATTCAAGCACGCATTATCCATCATACGAGACGGTCAGCTATTATTGACTACGATATTTATCATGGTCATCAGATTGTTTCAAAGGCAAATGTGACTGTTAAAATTAATTAG
- a CDS encoding YitT family protein, with translation MIKKIYPILTILLGAAIYAFGLTYFVVPHHLFEGGATGITLITFYLFKIPVSLMNLLINIPLFLLAWKIFGAKSLYSSLLGTLALSAWLAFFERIPLHIDLQGDLLITALIAGILLGIGLGIIFNAGGTTGGTDILARILNKYTHISMGKLLFILDFCILMLILLIFKDLRLVSYTLLFDFIVSRVIDLIGEGGYAGKGFMIITKRPDQLAKAINDDLGRGVTFISGQGYYSREDLKIIYCIVGRNEIVKMKEMIHRIDPQAFITITEAHEILGEGFTFEKE, from the coding sequence ATGATTAAAAAAATTTATCCCATTTTAACCATCTTACTAGGTGCTGCTATTTATGCTTTTGGGCTAACTTATTTTGTAGTTCCCCATCATCTCTTTGAAGGAGGGGCGACGGGTATTACCCTCATCACCTTTTATCTTTTTAAAATCCCTGTTTCTCTCATGAACCTGCTGATTAATATTCCCCTTTTCCTCCTAGCTTGGAAGATTTTTGGAGCAAAATCTCTCTATTCTAGTTTACTAGGAACCTTAGCTTTGTCCGCCTGGTTAGCCTTTTTTGAACGTATTCCCCTTCATATTGATCTTCAAGGTGATTTACTGATCACAGCCCTTATAGCTGGGATTCTATTGGGAATCGGTCTTGGAATTATCTTTAATGCTGGAGGTACAACTGGCGGAACTGATATTCTAGCTCGTATTCTCAACAAATACACTCATATATCTATGGGGAAACTGCTCTTTATCTTAGATTTTTGTATTCTCATGCTCATTCTCCTAATCTTCAAGGACTTGAGATTGGTTTCCTACACGCTCTTATTTGATTTTATCGTTTCTCGTGTCATTGATTTGATTGGCGAAGGTGGCTATGCAGGTAAAGGATTTATGATTATCACAAAACGTCCTGACCAACTTGCTAAGGCGATTAATGATGACCTAGGAAGAGGCGTTACTTTCATCTCAGGTCAAGGTTATTATAGTCGAGAAGATTTAAAAATCATTTACTGTATTGTCGGAAGAAATGAAATTGTGAAAATGAAGGAAATGATTCATCGAATCGATCCTCAAGCCTTTATAACCATTACAGAAGCCCATGAAATCCTTGGAGAAGGATTCACCTTTGAAAAAGAATAA
- a CDS encoding GNAT family N-acetyltransferase — protein MNIWTKLAMFSFFETDRLYLRPFFFSDSQDFYEIASNPENLQFIFPSQASLEESQYALANYFMKSPLGVWAICDKKTEKMIGSVKFEKLDEIKKEAELGYFLRKDAWSQGFMTEVVRKICQLSFEEFGLKQLSIITHLENEASQRIALKSGFRLIRQFKGSDRYTRKMRDYFEFRYVKGEFNE, from the coding sequence ATGAATATTTGGACCAAATTAGCAATGTTTTCTTTTTTTGAAACGGATCGCTTGTATTTGCGTCCTTTCTTTTTTAGTGATAGCCAGGATTTTTATGAGATAGCTTCGAATCCAGAAAATCTTCAATTTATTTTTCCAAGTCAAGCTAGTCTGGAAGAGAGTCAATATGCACTGGCCAATTATTTTATGAAATCTCCATTAGGAGTATGGGCTATTTGTGACAAGAAAACTGAAAAAATGATTGGTTCTGTTAAGTTTGAAAAGTTAGATGAAATTAAAAAAGAAGCAGAACTTGGCTATTTTTTGAGAAAAGATGCTTGGTCGCAAGGATTTATGACAGAGGTTGTTAGAAAAATTTGTCAACTTTCTTTTGAAGAATTTGGCTTAAAACAATTATCCATCATTACCCACCTTGAAAATGAAGCTAGTCAACGGATTGCCCTTAAGTCTGGATTTCGATTGATTCGTCAGTTTAAAGGAAGTGATCGCTACACAAGAAAAATGCGGGATTATTTTGAATTTCGGTATGTAAAAGGAGAATTCAATGAGTAA